Sequence from the Nymphaea colorata isolate Beijing-Zhang1983 chromosome 9, ASM883128v2, whole genome shotgun sequence genome:
AGACAGGGAATCCCCGCCTTGAAGTCTCCAGCATCGTGAGTGACCAGCTGGCCGTTTCTCTTTCTGGCGTAGGCTATAAGAAATGGTCAACGCAAATGGTTTTAGAACTGAAAGAATGTGGCCTTTCCGGCCACCCGCCGACAGGCCAGGAAATCACTGACATTGAGACGTGTGGAGATCAACCTCAGACCTTCCGTTCCTTGGCCAGTCAGTGGGTGGCTGAAAGGAAAAGCTCAAAATATTCCccaaacaaagaacaaaatagaGTTGGTCACCTTTTCTCAGCCATGTATCAACTCAGCAATGGTAAGACTGGTATCAAGATGGGTCACCTTAGTTCGGATTAATTCGTCCATTTTTCAGGTTAAAATAAGTTAGAAGAGAATTCAGTTTACGGGCGATTTTTCTGGCCGCCCGTTAGCTCGGAAATGACAGGAGTCGGCGAGCAAGACCGGTGGCCCTAGTTGGGCCGTTTTCCAGCCAGCAAGTAGATAAGAAATAACCAGGTTTGGGAAAAACAGTGGAACTCGATTGGCAGAGTTTTGGCGTTCAACAGCAGACCATCCTCTTCTGCATACTTGTGTTCCCTCCTAATGAATGTAGGGGTCCTAACGATAGCCGTCCTTCAGCGAGAGAAAGCTACCTTTTAAGCAACTTCGCTTCTTAAAGATTGCACCTGTGAATGAGATCCGTGTAATGTTGATCTATCTTGGTCCACCTGCTACAGTTTAGTTTTGAGCAGGTGATCCAGGACAGTCATGACGTTCATAAATGAGAGAACTGACTtgtcagttatatatatatatatatatatacacatatatatatgtcctaGATAGATTTCGGGTTTTGTTGTGGAATGGTTGATGCAGCAACCTGTTTTTAATCTGTTGGGTAGGAAATCTCTCTGGTTTTTGGGGGCAGGGTTCAAAATTTTTACCATGAGAAATTTGTCGTGTTATtgcatattttcatatttaatggagctcattaatttttcatatctGGGAAAACTTATGGTAATGAACCGGACCTCCACTCTGTCTTtcttgttaacaaatctagccCATATCTGAGGCCAGTCTGGGTCAAACCCGAACATATTGAACTATCAACCATAAATTATCTGCTCTCAACTGTTAGTTCTGTGCTTAATGAATAAAAGATATGGAGCTTATGCAAAGTCATATTGTAGACAATTAAAagtacaaaagaaaagaaaatcacatcTCACATCTCCAGCTAAGCTCTCTAGAGTCTAGACAACTTCGGCCCTCTTTAGTTTTCCCTTAGCTGGCGCCTGGCATTAAAGGACAGCTGTGAGAAGACCAAATCATTAACTTGTTGACATTAAATATCTTCCAAGAGCAAATTATTCAATAGTCATGTTGGTCCATCAACAGAATTCTctcattaatatatatataaataatgagagagagaaagacagagaagTTGGTAAAAAAAGGTCAGGAGCAAAAACAGTACCccttaattttttgctaaaaagtcattttaaataaaatataaacaccttagtatatgtataaaaactattttgatatagaaCATGCTTTGGTTTAAGTtgtttaaaacatgaaaaatatggatttttctattatgaaaatgttgatgctttgtgagccattcatttttgcttgttataaaaacactattaaagtcCAAAAAgcgatcaacttaatatattctttgcatcaacctattgtAAGGTTCATGTTAGCAAGATTAGATTGCGAAGAAAGCATTTTAAACATCGCACTTGAACGATCTGGTTGTTGTCCATGAACTaatggtctggtttttattacttttcttatatatataagcaattgGTAAATACCaaaccacttgggtaagagataaaaaccaaacctcttaaattatgttaaaaagtgttttaaacaaaatgtaaacCTCCTAATGTGTTAgtaaacattaatttaaaataaatcatgttttcaagttatttgttgtaaaaaattgatcttttctacaaacaaaattttgatgccATAAAAACagtttatttttcaattataaaattgcttaagtaaaaaatgactaattatatgtttctcatcaaatcattcttaaaatcatatatatatataatgtcagaaaaaatattttaataattaattttaatgaatttgttttttgtcACTTATCCAAGTGGTGGTCTGGTTTTTACTTTGTCCATGTATTGTATCAAGTTGTCTGTGAGCTGGATGCACATGGCGAGGACTCATTTGATGATGGGGGACTGAACATGGATTGCACACAGAAGCCCTTAATTTAAACACCACGAGTAAGTAATTGGTTTGTTAAATTAAACTTATATTGGAGATCAACATGGCTGATTTGATAAGGATTCGTTTTGAATGACGTGAATATTTCGTCATGGTTatataaatttccaaaattggTGAACTGGAAAGACACGTTTCGAAAAATTTGTAATAAATAAACATGCAATCACATATGGGTGAGTACAGAGATTTAAATGTCAATAAATCCGATTTACTGagctgcataaaaaaaatagatataacATTTGGTTGAGAAAtgggatcagattcaaattaaaaaaaatgacatccaatcaaatccagatttaaacaaatatccgatcagattaGTATTATGgttgaatttaattttaaataaatatcctatgtCCGTTGTACATACTCAGTTATTAACATAACATAATGCAGTTCGGACTCGAATTTGGATAGAACATtgacttttcttcattaatATTTAAATCCGAATTCCTGTACAAATATGTAAACATCTCAGATATAGTTAATAATGCATCCAATGtgaatttgatccattgacatctctacttTAACCTAGTTTCTATGATTCTGTTATTAATACGATCTCCTCTCTTCCCCAAACCTTGAAATGTCAGGTCCTAGTGAAATCAATTTAAACCACCTAGGTTGACACGACTAATGACTTCAAATCTGTTGGATCTTTGGCTCTAAGACAGTGGTGGAACCACATGGTGATTGGTGAAGGCTAACCACAAAAAACTAATTTAATATTATGTtagtattttgatatatttgatttgtttatatataaatgcctccaaaaaaaattaaaggaattgAATTAGTgcttccataaaaaaaaattataactctGAGAGTGCTCTAAGACCTTTGTTCAATTCAAACATGTTCAATTCAAACAGATCAAAACATGTCAGTCTTCGAAGCAACGTTTAACCACGACGATGGCCACCCTGTAAgaatcatttggtgggccgataTATGTCAATGAGGAATTTCATGCATTATGAATGTCTTAATATAAATATCCATTTAAGTGATttcattttgggatattacgtcattttatatggtatgaggtattttataatgtatagatacctgtacggaattacggactctttgatgggttgaattcGTAATTGCTCTTGATATAAaagggtagtggtccctggCATTGTGCAACGGTTGcttgaaacattggtttctagagTTGTCTCTTCCTTATCTGAGAGAGACCGCACGTGCGCTACACAGACCCTAAAAGATCCTACTGCGATCTACCATCCGTgttcttcagatggattcaagTATGCTTTCGCTACAATTAAggttttgattcaatgatttagcatgaacatgatcatgaTTAAGACATATTCTATTTCTTAAGTAGAAGCGTTGGTTTTGTTTGTCCATATTCTAAAGTCAAATCGTGTTGTTTCACATAATAAACGACAAACCAATGGTGGAACTTTTTTCAAACAACGTGCATGTTTGCATTGACCATCACGTTACGTTcacacgtacacacacacacgtatagttttttttttttttggcctgaAACAGtcaatttcttaagaaaataaaaacttggtTGGagttttttttgcttgaattcttacAAGTCTCGGTTTCACTTAGCTCACCATGAAATTTACATGGTAATGTCGATCATGATTTCTTGCCATCACAGCACAACGTTAATGGCTAGACAATCTGAGGTTCCGACCGTGTTATTGTCACTGATGATCCAACTCAATCCAAGCCAAGCAACATATACACTAAAAAGCAGTTCCATCTCCTCCAATTGTTGGTAATGATACCAGTTTATGACTGATATTAGTTACTATGAGAGTCGTTTTTGACAGTACTAACACTATGTGAACGCTGCACGAATTTGTTAGATTCATGAGCACTAGAACATGTGTTCTATGAACTTGAATGCGAGATACCATTCTTTGCAAAGCACTTGTTTAGCTAGAGGCAAgattcatttcaaatctctGCATAATTGATTCAGTATCTATACTGTTGTTACCAGCAATACAAATCCATGCAACCCCGGGATTACCGCCATTCATCTAAATATtacaacttctttttctctaatgttcttctttttctgatgCGTTCCCAAGTGGATCCACGAAAGATGGATTGTTCACTATGATCTTCCCAACTTAGTTCCTCCTTTTCATGTTGATTCAGCACACCTGCCAAGAATCTTTTGAGCCGTGGAATTCCCTCGGGCGATCAACTGTTTGGACCTGAACAACGTCTTTGACAGTCAAAGGAGTTCCTTTCAGATGGTTCATATTGCTCAAGGGAAAGCAACCGAATCAGAAGAGAGATTCCTTTCATGTCCAAAACCGCATGTCTCTCTCATCCAGCTTGATCTTCTGTTTTATTTCGCATGAGATCACAGGCACAAGAAATATCTGTTTTCAACTGATAGCTTGAATGTTCATAAATGCCTCTAAAGATACTCTTTGAATTGCAGAATTCTAACTGTGACCAGCATAGCAAGAGAAACTAAATTGACCAAGTTCATAATTTCCTTTTCAGTTGCCTCAAGTTCTCAAAGCAGCCAACAACATGGACATGTCTCCTCAAGAAATGGATGAGCTTGCCTTTCGACGGTAGAACGAAGATACAGAATCTCTCTTTCAGTTTCATGGAATTGTACACCGAGAGATTAAAAGGTATACTGCCAATTTGACAGCAAAAGCTGGAACAAGTTGAAGAATCAACACATCTTTTTAATCATAAACTAAGTTGATTGAATAACTCATACCCAGTAGTTAATTAGTCAATGTATTCCACAACTCTTATATATATTGGGTTATAGAAGGAAAACAGGTAGCTACCGGACCATCAGCATCATTTGATGGGGATAATGTAGACCACTGATTCTAAGATTAGATGATGGAAATTAGAGGCcaagttattttttcaaatagatTGAAGTACCCCTCAAAAGCGACAAAAGGTCCTGTTTAATAAAACTTGTTCGTTTCCctctttcctctccttctttGAAGTATACTTTTAACTCTTAAAAATACATCACAGtttttatatttgcaacttaatctTCATCAACTAATCTCCTCAAAATTGATGGACCAGGTATTTTCACCAAAATTTGGGATATGAAGGCTATGTAGATTgagtaaataaaaaaactatctCGACTAATTAGAATGTGCGGAATTTTTCTAGCCACGGTAGCTATTGTAGGAAAATCTAACTATACTATTATATCCAAAGTATCTAAAACTCTAGTATTGACAAGAAAGCACAAgatttcaatttgtatgtcaaATTTTACGAGCCAATAATCTTAAAACCATTAAATAAACTAATTTTATAGAAAATCAATTGGGTTTTGCATAGTTTAGTACATCAATCCATTCAATTCATTGCGAAGGGATTTCAATAGTTGTAAAAGCCGAACTCGCTCTCGACATTTTCATTTCACAATCcatgtatatatttgtttacGAGGTTATGAATGGGGGGCTAAATTTTGTGCAAGAAAGGGCCTGGATAGCGTAAACAAGGGGTTAGCGGGAGTAGGGGAGGGTCCACACGTATCCACGGGAGAAAGGTCCGGGGTCGGACGTGAAAAGTCTACTGGCCGACACCCAATTAGCAGCTCGTCAACAGTCAATACAGTCACCTcggccttctctctctcatcttgcTTAATCGGACTACGATCACGATAATGACGAAGATGAATGAGCATGAAGGATGACTGAATTGTTCCGTGGACTCAttgaaaatcttccaaaatcTGAAATTGTCCAGCTTCtttactctctttctctctccccctcttagTCGCTGTGGCCCGCTGGTTGGTGGTGATGATTGATGGGACCAAGCCATTTTCCCTTACGTTCATCAGGCTTACCCTCCcaccccccttctctctctctctctctctctctctctctccctcggtgagaagaggaggagaaaaatATCCTTCCTGTACTTCAGCTGGATTCGTCTGTAAATTGGGTAGAGCCCCGTTTTCCTCCTAATTTCTATCTTCACGCCCCTTTATGCTAATCGGTTTGAGGAAGCTTGCTGAAATTCGTGTGTTGCTTTCTCCATTTatccttctttccttccttccaGTACCAAGGTAGACGTGGGGATTCGGCAGATTGATTGGTCCTCTCTAACGAAATTGTTTACTACTTTGATCGGCTTTTGTGATGTTCTGCTGAGAGAAGGTGACATAGTGTTCTTTTCTGGAGTTTTTGTCGTTTTGATGATTTGGGCATCCTTTGTTGGAGATGATTTTGTAGACTTGTGTGTGCGCGTTCTGGTTGGTGTTAAATTGAAGCGTTTTCGGATTGTCCTGTTTTGGTTCACCATGCTGGGTACTGGTTCCATTTTATGGTTCTTCTTGTATACGTTTGGTGACATCGCTGGTCACGCGTTCGCTTTCTCTGCACTTTCTGTTTCGTAAATGAACCAGTCGACTTTGGAAGTCTAGCTTTTTGGGCAAATATTTTCCATCTTTAAGGCTGATGTCTGTGATACCGTTTACGCGTATCTTGTTTTGATTCATTTCCCATGAAATGGACGAACTAGTGGTTGTGCCATTTTCATTTTAGATGGAACTTCGGAAATCTTAGCGAGAGATCTGCCATTAAATAAGGTTGCTGTAATTTTATTGGCTTTCCGTACATCTGTGTGAGTCTTGGTTGTTTCAGCAGTCAAGCGTCTTCAACTATGAAAATTTCTTCTAATTTCTTGCATTTGTTTCTGATGTTTAGGAAAGAAATGGCTGATGGTTGGAGTGGTAGTTCCGATCTTGATTGCCAGTCCGATGACAGCTATATCTACGGAAGTAGGCACATAGAGCCGATATATGACGCATTCATTTGCCCTCTAACTAAGGAAGTCATGCGTGACCCTGTCACTCTAGAAAATGGCCAGACGTTCGAGAGAGAGGCAATTGAGAAATGGTTCAGGGAATGTAGAGAGAATGGGAGGAGACCTATGTGTCCATTAACATCTCAAGAACTGAAGACTACTGAATTAAACCCCAGTATAGCTCTTCGCAACACAATAGAAGAATGGTATGCAAGAAATGAAGCTGTTCAGCTTGATATCGTTAAGAAGGTGTTACATGTGGAAAGTCCTGAGAAGGAAGTGTGGCGCTCATTGAGGTTCATCCAACAATTATGccagaaaagaagaacaaataaaCGTGTTATCCTCAATGCTGAGTTGATTCCTAAGATTGTGGACATGTTAAAAAGTGGTAGCAAGAGGGTGAGATATAAAGCACTTGAAACACTTCGGATAGTGGTCGAAGGGAGTGATGACAATAAGGTTATTCTGCAATTTACTAAAGATCTTTACCTaccatttgtgtgtgtgagaaacAGACACGcttatatatatactttttgaaTCCCTACAGGAAGCTTTGGCAGAAGGAAATAATGTACGTACTATCGTAAAATTCTTATCACATGAACATTCCCAGGAGCGGCAAGAAGCAGTATCTTTATTGTACGAGCTTTCGACATCTGAGAGCATGTGCGAAAAGATTGGTGCAGTGAACGGGGCGATCCTTTTGTTGGTTGGACTGTCGAGCAGCAAGTCGGAGAACGTGTCAACTATTGACAAGGCGGAGAGGACATTGGAGAACCTGGAAAATTGTGAGACAAATGTGAAACAGATGGCTGAAAATGGTAGACTTGAACCTCTCCTTAAACTGCTCCTTGAAGGTACTTCACATCTTATCATGCTTCTCTGAAAGTTGTCCACAAAATGTCTCCTTCATTCCTGTAGTTCTCAACTTGTACCTTGCTTCAAGTGCCTATGGCTGGTTTCGCTTGCAGTGCCCATAAACTGATTAACTGAACCTTTGCTGTGTTGTTTGCCGAATTCTTGGAAATTCATTCTTGCTTTTCCATCCAATGATTCTCAGCTCAATTCTGCTCTTTATGGATCCTGGTAACTAGTTCATTACGTTAGAATTCTGAAAAAGCTTATCTTCTTGATTTGGAAGTGGTTAAACACTTGGATTCATTATCGGGAACATGTACAAGCATTTGTATCCAACAGAAGACAAACCTGTTACTTGCTAGGGGTCCATGCATTATTACTCTAATGTGTAAAGAAAAATTTCCAACAGATACTCACAGTGAATTTATATGCACTTGTATATGTCTCGTTTTTAAGTCAGCCTTGAACGCGGTGCACTTGGTCTTCGAGTAGCAGAACTAAGGTGCATACTATATGTCCCAACCATGGAAAAATCTCTATCTCAAACACAGATATGAAAGGCTAACAGCTGAATTCCAGATCATATCTAAAGCTGAACAGTCAATGACTCAATATATAGAATAAAAGTTTCTAGATGTTGAATGCCTTATGAAAGCGTTATTTAGAGTCTGTCCATACTGCTTAAGCAAATTTGTCCTAGTTTAATTTTGCTTAGACATGATAAGATGACCTAAAGGATGTTTTCGGAAGGTTAGGTCTCTTTAAGATGGTTGTGTCCATGCCGCAAGtagcaatttaaaaaatttaaaacaaataaggAAGCATCAAAAACTGAATTTCAGCATGTTGTCATTACATTTTCAGGTTGATGCTTTTAAAGACTGTGCTATTGTGTGGTGATTAggatatacatatacatatagacCATGGTTAGAAATATTGgcaatatatgaaaaattattgCAATATTGCTACTATAACAACTTGATCCATTCCCACACCGGGTTCAGGCTCCTAGTCCAAAGGATCTCAACCTGCCTCATAGCAGCTTCAGTTTCAACCCAAAAATGCTAGGAACCAAAGCAATCAATCACTTAATAACTCCCTTTCTAAGTTCCCCAAGATTCATCACAACTTTTGATACATGAGTAAACTTTTGgagtgttacaatccactcTCTTTAAGAcacatgtgtttgtgtgtgtgggaccctaggtctTAGTGTTAATTGGCTCTGGTACCACTGTAACGACTCGgtttggcggatcccaaccTAATAGCCCCAAAAAAGTtagaaaccaggacaatcaatcacttaacaacgCTTTTGATAAGTTTCCCATGTCCTCACAATATTAGATGCAGAATCAAactttggggtgttacaatcaaCGGTCTCATGTGGAACCTAGGTCTGAGACTGACTCTTATACTACTATAACGACCCGACCCACTTCCACACTCGGCTTGGCCTTTGGTCTGGTAGATCCCAACCTACCCTGTAGCAGCTTTAGTTTTAACCAACAAAGACTAAAAACcaggacaaccaatcacttaacaacctcaTTTTTAAATTCCCCAAGATTCCCCATAATTGTGGATACGAGATTAAAGTTTTGGAGTGTTACAACCACTAAAAAAAAGTGGCATGTTTTTATTAGGAAATGCTATGATATATTTACCTTTTAAGAGGAATTCCTTTCTTGTATGTATTTTAAATGAATGCTTCccatttcttgttctttttcaatttaaagcctattttgaatatttgtcaccatttttgtaagaaaattaatagaaagtcatgatttcattatttatttgttcttatttttgtttttagttttccaAGAATTTCCCCGGAAAAACAATTTTGCTGAAAAGTACCTTATGCAGACCTTCCAAATAAATCCCTGAGAATGATATCTGTGACAATGATGTcgatatatgcatatatgtatttaaTGTTGCAGCCTAACATATTATTTTCATCATGTAACCATATATCCCTAATTATTTGTACAGCAATGAGGAGTGAGGCTAAGGACAATATGAAAGCAAGGGGTTTCTTGAAAAGAGTGTTACAAAACCAGCTAAgcgataaaaatattttaccagCTAAGAAATAGAACAGACAAAATTTTAGATCTTCAAAATCTTGGAAGTataaaacattattatttttgaatttttaataagTGGTTTTATGATCCGAAAAGAAAGTGAAGATAGGTAACGTGTATATGTTGTTAATGTATGATTCTCTCTATTCCATTCTCCTGATTTAACTATTAACATATCTCATTGACTTCTCATTTGTTAGCGGAATGATCAACTTGCCTTTCTTGGACCATTTGCGCTCTAGGGAGGAGTAGGGATAGATAATATTCTATTTCTGTATGCAACTAGTTTCTGAGAATTGCCTGTTTCTGTTGCATGATGTGCTAAGTGAAACATTGTTATGGCATCTTGGCTGCAAAATGATGCTAATAATTATTGATGATCTCATCACATACTATTTTCTTAtttaccaactttttttttatcaagtaATAATCTTCCTAACTATTTAAAGTAAGAAGTAGTCTATATGGTGAAGCTCGGATTTCTTCCTTGTAGAGGGAAGGAATGGGCCAGGGCTAGTGGAAGAACTTTGACATACTCCAGTCTCCATTAAATGTACAATGTAGAAATTTCAATATGCCATGATCACTGCTAGAGGCTTTAACTTTTGTTACCATCTCTTGTTTGAGAATGACATTATTGGTGAGGAACATTTTTCAGTTATTAGCGTATTGGAATCCATTTGGTTTCACAAGTTGGGACCTTATATGAACTGACTGCAGTCAATATTTGTATGATGCCCCATTTGTTTTTGGGACCTTATATGAACTGACTGCAGTCAATATTTGTATGATGCcccatttgttttcttttactaCAATGTGGGTCAGGTAAAGGTGGGGCACAAACTTGGGTTCGGGGTGATCACACCTATGCAAGACCGTAGGTTTTAGTAAAAAGTTCTGGATCAGGAGGATCACATCACCACCTGGTTCTTATGTGGGTTTGCTGTTGTACCTATAGTGTGCTCGTCTTCTCTAAAATTTAGTTGttcttttttgtatattttgtcCAATTACCATAAAGAAAGTGTTCCAAgtttttattattcattttgTAAGATGTATCTATCTTGTATTTGTTGTGCAtctaatcatattttttttaagaaaaatatactTGGTTCTCCCACTTTAATACCTTGTCAACGGACAGGTTCGACAGGTTCTATTGTCAGGTTAGAGTTTAGACTAGCAGCTTCCTTTGAAAATGCACCTTACCTTTTGTTCTGTTCATGAATTGGACGTTACACATTTCATATGATTAGtgaaaaatttcatattctttatATGCCTTCTTTCATTTGCTTCCAATTTAAATTTTGTGTCATTCTCATGGCTAACAACTAATATACAAATTAACATAATTATTGtacttttccattttataatgGAAGGTATCATTTGAGATTTCTCTATCGATTTCAGGGTCAACAGAAACCAAGATTGATATGGCTACATATTTGAGCGAGATACCTCTGACTAATGATGTTAAGGTACTTGTTGCAAGAAGAGTGGGAGTAGCACTTGTTAACATCATGGGAAGTGGCAGTCCTCAGGCTAGAGAATCTGCTTTGAAGGCACTTAACCAGGTGTCATCATGTGAGGCCGGTTCCAAGATTCTCATTGAGGCTGGCGTCCTCCCTCCCCTTGTGAAGGATCTATTCACTGTTGGTTTCCATCATCTACCAATGAAGCTAAAAGAGGTTTCAGCAACTGTTCTTGCCAATATTGTCAGCTCAGGGTTTGACTTTGACTCGATCCCTCTTGGACCTGATGGCCAGACTCTTGTATCTGAAGACATAGTTCACAATCTCCTCCATCTTATCAGTAACACCGGACCTGCTATAGAGGCCAAGCTTCTTCAGGTGCTTGTTGGCCTGA
This genomic interval carries:
- the LOC116260315 gene encoding U-box domain-containing protein 44; the encoded protein is MADGWSGSSDLDCQSDDSYIYGSRHIEPIYDAFICPLTKEVMRDPVTLENGQTFEREAIEKWFRECRENGRRPMCPLTSQELKTTELNPSIALRNTIEEWYARNEAVQLDIVKKVLHVESPEKEVWRSLRFIQQLCQKRRTNKRVILNAELIPKIVDMLKSGSKRVRYKALETLRIVVEGSDDNKEALAEGNNVRTIVKFLSHEHSQERQEAVSLLYELSTSESMCEKIGAVNGAILLLVGLSSSKSENVSTIDKAERTLENLENCETNVKQMAENGRLEPLLKLLLEGSTETKIDMATYLSEIPLTNDVKVLVARRVGVALVNIMGSGSPQARESALKALNQVSSCEAGSKILIEAGVLPPLVKDLFTVGFHHLPMKLKEVSATVLANIVSSGFDFDSIPLGPDGQTLVSEDIVHNLLHLISNTGPAIEAKLLQVLVGLTGSSATVDNVVNAIRSSGATISLIQFIEAPQRELRLAALKLLSHLSTHMGQDLADGLRATTGQLSGLFRLISLDGSGVTEEQAAAIGVLAYLPSEDSNLTRRLLDEGIFKSVIDQLNRIQLGEVRGGRFVTPYTEGLVSVLSRITYVLQEEPDAVTFAQEHNLASLFMDQLQASGLDEVQRVSALALKNLSAESKRLSRQPEVPSPGLCASVFFCFNKPPSIIGLCRLHHGICSFKESFCLLEGKHCISKLVSRLDHRNEMVAQASLEALCTLISDNVDVEQGVQVLCEAESIKEILEILHENKTEGLRHHAVWAVERLLRFEDIAYEMSTDPNVSSALVDAFKHGDFRTRQIAERALKHIDRIPNFSSVFPKPPR